In Candidatus Methylomirabilota bacterium, the following proteins share a genomic window:
- a CDS encoding cyclase family protein, with protein sequence ARITPDDLERAERALEAEGIRIQAGGILFLRTDWPKSHATTDPAWWNESPCLTKAAAEWLVTRKPRVIGFDFAQEEKGGDYQRADEILTSGMRVHRTILPNVTCQIENLVNLDQVPSRVRVIALPAKWRSESAPARVVGLIDE encoded by the coding sequence GCCCGCATCACGCCCGACGATCTCGAGCGGGCCGAGCGCGCGCTCGAGGCGGAGGGCATCCGGATCCAGGCCGGCGGCATCCTGTTTCTCCGGACCGACTGGCCCAAGAGCCACGCGACGACGGACCCGGCGTGGTGGAACGAGTCGCCGTGTCTGACGAAGGCCGCCGCCGAGTGGCTCGTCACGCGGAAGCCGCGCGTCATCGGATTCGACTTCGCGCAGGAGGAGAAGGGCGGAGACTATCAGCGCGCCGACGAGATCCTCACGAGCGGCATGCGGGTGCACCGGACGATCCTGCCGAACGTCACCTGCCAGATCGAGAACCTGGTCAACCTCGATCAGGTGCCGTCCAGGGTGAGGGTCATCGCGCTCCCGGCGAAGTGGCGATCGGAATCGGCCCCGGCCCGTGTCGTGGGCCTCATCGACGAGTAG